The DNA sequence CCGGTTCGCCGACTATGCGGCCCTGGTCCACGCGGAGCTCGGTGACCTGGTCGAGCACTGGACGACGCTGAACGAGCCGTACCCGTGCGCGGTCGCGGGCTACGGCGAGGGCCGCCACGCACCCGGCGCGAAGGAGGGGCACGGCGCCCTCGCGGCGGCCCACCACCTGCTGCTCGGACACGGCTCGGCGGTGCGCGCGATGCGGGCGCAGGCACCGCCGCACCACCAGTTCGGCATCGTCCTCAACCAGTCCCCGGTGGTCCCGGTGTCCGGTTCGGCCGCGGACGCGGCGGCCGCCGCCCGCCAGGACACGCTGCTGCGCCGCCAGTTCACCGACCCGCTGTTCGGCGGCCGCTACGCGCCGGGCCTGGCGGCGATGTTCAGCGGCGTCTCGGACTTCGCCTTCCGCCGCGACGGCGACCTGGGGACGATCGGGCAGCCGCTGGACTACCTGGGCGTCAACTACTACTACCGCCTCCACGTCGCGGACGCCCCGCTCCGCGAACCGGACCCGGCGGCACGGACGGTGGCCGACATCGGCGTCGACACCTCGCGGCTGCCGGACGTCCCGCGCACGGGCATGGGCTGGCCGGTGGAGCCGGAGGGCCTGACGGAGGCATTGGTGGGCCTGCACAACCGCTACCCGGGGCTGCCCCCGGTGTACGTCACGGAGAACGGCTGCGTCTACCCGGACCGCAGCGACTTCGCCGACTACGAGCGCATCACGTACCTGAGCGAGCACATCGAGGCGGCGCGCACCGCCGCGGCGGCGGGGGTGGACCTGCGGGGGTACTTCTGCTGGTCCCTGCTGGACAACTTCGAGTGGGCGCACGGGTACAAGCACCGGTTCGGCCTGGTGCACGTGGACTACGCGACGCAGGCGCGGACGCCCCGGGCGAGTTACCGCTGGTACCGCGACTTCGTGACGGCCCAGCACACGACTCGGTAAAGCGCTGGTCCGCCGGGCCGGGCCGACCCTACGGTGACGCCATGAGCGATCACCCGGAAGCGCCCGTCGGGGCGTTAGAACCGCCGTACTACGTGGCTGTCTTCACCACTGTGCGAACCGCGGAGCAGAGCGGGTACGGCGAAACGAACGCCCGCATGGAAGAACTCGTCCGGGAGGTCCCCGGCTACCTGGGGATGGACCACGCGCAGACCCCGGGCGGACTGGGCATCACCGTCGGGTACTTCCGCGACGCCGACGCCCTCGGCGAGTGGCGCCGCAACGCCGAGCACCGCGGAGCGCAGCAGCGCGGCCGGGCCGAGTGGTACCAGAGCTACACCCTGCACGTGGCGAAGGTGGAGCGCAGCCACGGTTTCACCCGGCCCTGAACGCCATGAGGGGCACCTTCCTGGCTCTCAAGTCCAGGAAGGTGCCCCTCAGGCAGCTCGCTACTTCTTGTACAGGCCTTCGATGTCGTTCGCGTAGTTCTTCGACACCACGTTCCGCTTCAGCTTCAGGCTCGGCGTGATCTCGCCGCCGGCCTCGGTGAAGTCGTTGGACAGCACCGTGAACTTCTTGATCGCCTCGGCCTTCGACACCTGCTTGTTCGCCTCGTCCACCGCCGCCTGGATCTCGGCGAGCAGGTCGGCGTCCGAAGCGAGGTCCGCGACCGTGGCCGAAGAAGGCTTGCCGTGCTGGGACTTCCACGCCGGGAAGTACTCCTCGTCCACCGTGACCAGTGCCGCGATGAACGGGCGCTGGTCGCCGACCACCATGGCCTGGCTGACCAGCGGGGCCGCCTTGATCGTGTCCTCGAGGCCGGACGGGGCGACGTTCTTGCCGCCCGCCGTCACGATGATCTCCTTCTTGCGGCCGGTGATCTTCAGGAAGCCGTCGGAGTCGAGCTCGCCGAGGTCGCCGGTGTGGAACCAGCCGTCGGTGAGCGCTTCCTTCGTCGCCTCCGGGTTGTTGTAGTACGCCCGGAACACGACGTCGCCCTTGAGCATGACCTCGCCGTCGTCGGCGATGCGGACCGACGTGCCGTTGACCGGCTTGCCGACCGTGCCGACGCGGAACGCCGTCTGCGTGTTGACGTTCGCCGCCGCGGACGTCTCGGTCAGGCCGTAGCCCTCGAACACCGGGACGCCGATGCCGCGGAAGAAGTGCGCCAGCCGCGCGCCGAGCGGGGCGCCGCCGGACACCGCCGCGACGCAGCGGCCGCCGAGGGCCGCGCGCAGCTTGCCGTAGACGAGCTTGTCGAACGCCAGGTGCTTCAGCTTGAGGCCGAGCCCGGCGCCGCCCTTGTCCTGGGCCTGGCTGTACTCGACCGCGACCGCCTCGGCGGCGTCGAAGATCTTGCCCTTGCCGTCGCCGTGGGCCTTCTGCTTCGCCGAGTTGTAGACCTTCTCGAACACGCGCGGCACGGCGACGACGAACGTCGGCCGGAACGTGCCGAGGTCGGCGACCAGGTTCTTGACGTCCGGGGTGTGCCCGAGGGTGACCCGGGCGGTGAGCGCGGTCACCGCGATCGCGCGGGCCAGCACGTGCGCCAGCGGCAGGAACACCAGCAGCGAGTTGCCCTGCTCCATCAGCTGCGGGAACGCCTCGATGTCGGCGCGGATCTCGGCCAGCAGGTTGCGGTGGGTCAGCTCGACGCCCTTGGGGCGGCCGGTGGTGCCCGAGGTGTAGACGATCGTGGCGAGCTCGTCGGCGCTGACCTCGCGGCGGCGCTCGTGCAGCTCGTCGTCGGACAGCGAAGCGCCCAGCGCGGCCAGCTCTTCGACGGCGGGGGAGTCGCCCTCGATCTGCCAGGTGTGGTCCAGCCCGGTGAGCCGGTCGCGGATCTCCTCGACCGCGCCGCGGTGGCCGTTCGTCTCGACGAACACGCCCTTGGCGGCCGAGTCGGAGAGGATCCAGTACACCTGTTCGGGCGACGAGGTGTCGTAGATCGGCACCGTGACCGCGCCCGCGGCCCAGATCGCGAAGTCGATCAGCGTCCACTCGTAGCGGGTCTTCGACATGATCGCGACGCGGTCGCCGCGGCCGATCCCGGCCTGGGCCATGCCCTTGGCGACGGCCAGCACCTGGGCGGCGAACTCCTTGGCGGTCACGTCCAGCCAGCTGCCCTCGACCTGGCGGCGGAAGCTCACCACGTCGGAGAACCGCTCGGCGTTCGCCCAGACGACATCGGACATGTTCTCGTCGTCGGCCACCGGCTTGCCGGCGGGAGCGCTGTATTCGCGCACGTGGACCTCCGTGTTCAACGCGTGCGGCAGGCGACACCGCTGTTACCCGCCAGTCAACTTAGCGTGGTGAGCACCTTAAGACCATGCTGATCGCCGTCGCACGGCGAGGGCGTGACATTCTTCGCACGTGAACGCAC is a window from the Amycolatopsis sp. cg9 genome containing:
- a CDS encoding GH1 family beta-glucosidase; its protein translation is MTTSFPPGFRWGVATSAFQIEGATTADGRGPSIWDTFAAVPGAVAGGDTGEPAADHYHRWPQDLALLAGLGVDAYRFSVSWPRVQPSGRGRVERRGLDFYRRLVEGLREKGIEPFLTLYHWDLPQALEDEGGWRSRDTAFRFADYAALVHAELGDLVEHWTTLNEPYPCAVAGYGEGRHAPGAKEGHGALAAAHHLLLGHGSAVRAMRAQAPPHHQFGIVLNQSPVVPVSGSAADAAAAARQDTLLRRQFTDPLFGGRYAPGLAAMFSGVSDFAFRRDGDLGTIGQPLDYLGVNYYYRLHVADAPLREPDPAARTVADIGVDTSRLPDVPRTGMGWPVEPEGLTEALVGLHNRYPGLPPVYVTENGCVYPDRSDFADYERITYLSEHIEAARTAAAAGVDLRGYFCWSLLDNFEWAHGYKHRFGLVHVDYATQARTPRASYRWYRDFVTAQHTTR
- a CDS encoding antibiotic biosynthesis monooxygenase, giving the protein MEELVREVPGYLGMDHAQTPGGLGITVGYFRDADALGEWRRNAEHRGAQQRGRAEWYQSYTLHVAKVERSHGFTRP
- a CDS encoding long-chain fatty acid--CoA ligase, whose product is MREYSAPAGKPVADDENMSDVVWANAERFSDVVSFRRQVEGSWLDVTAKEFAAQVLAVAKGMAQAGIGRGDRVAIMSKTRYEWTLIDFAIWAAGAVTVPIYDTSSPEQVYWILSDSAAKGVFVETNGHRGAVEEIRDRLTGLDHTWQIEGDSPAVEELAALGASLSDDELHERRREVSADELATIVYTSGTTGRPKGVELTHRNLLAEIRADIEAFPQLMEQGNSLLVFLPLAHVLARAIAVTALTARVTLGHTPDVKNLVADLGTFRPTFVVAVPRVFEKVYNSAKQKAHGDGKGKIFDAAEAVAVEYSQAQDKGGAGLGLKLKHLAFDKLVYGKLRAALGGRCVAAVSGGAPLGARLAHFFRGIGVPVFEGYGLTETSAAANVNTQTAFRVGTVGKPVNGTSVRIADDGEVMLKGDVVFRAYYNNPEATKEALTDGWFHTGDLGELDSDGFLKITGRKKEIIVTAGGKNVAPSGLEDTIKAAPLVSQAMVVGDQRPFIAALVTVDEEYFPAWKSQHGKPSSATVADLASDADLLAEIQAAVDEANKQVSKAEAIKKFTVLSNDFTEAGGEITPSLKLKRNVVSKNYANDIEGLYKK